A genomic stretch from Thermomonospora umbrina includes:
- a CDS encoding cyclase family protein, with the protein MDWFDLTVPVVTGMPVYPGDPEVEVTAALTVSEDGVNVARVHLGSHTGTHVDAPFHIDDRLPRLDDLPLDRFGGRAVPMDVRGLPPRSAIGPERLPDGLGPGAVLLVHTGWSRHWGTSRYAAHPYLAPETCAAIVAAGVRTVGVDALSVDRTPESGADDFSLAAHRALLGAGSVIVENLTGLERLPDEDVEVFVLPLRLMGDGAPARAVARTRP; encoded by the coding sequence GTGGACTGGTTCGATCTCACCGTGCCGGTGGTCACGGGCATGCCGGTGTATCCCGGCGATCCCGAGGTCGAGGTGACGGCCGCGCTCACCGTGTCGGAGGACGGCGTCAACGTGGCGCGCGTGCATCTGGGCTCGCACACGGGCACGCACGTGGACGCGCCGTTCCACATCGACGACCGGCTGCCGCGCCTGGACGACCTGCCGCTCGATCGGTTCGGCGGGCGCGCGGTGCCGATGGACGTGCGGGGCCTGCCGCCGCGCTCCGCCATCGGCCCGGAGCGGCTCCCGGACGGCCTGGGGCCCGGCGCGGTGCTCCTGGTGCACACGGGCTGGTCTCGGCATTGGGGCACGTCGCGATACGCGGCCCATCCGTACCTGGCCCCGGAGACGTGCGCGGCGATCGTGGCCGCCGGGGTGCGGACGGTCGGTGTCGACGCGCTCAGCGTGGACCGCACGCCCGAGTCGGGCGCCGACGACTTCTCACTGGCCGCGCACCGCGCGCTGCTGGGGGCGGGCTCGGTGATCGTGGAGAACCTCACCGGCCTGGAACGTCTGCCGGACGAGGACGTGGAGGTGTTCGTGCTCCCGCTGCGGCTGATGGGCGACGGGGCCCCGGCCCGCGCGGTGGCCCGAACACGGCCGTGA
- a CDS encoding DUF4870 domain-containing protein, whose protein sequence is MTGPPGPHQPPPGYQYQYGHGPHDQWYGYGPPGVPNGPSGDDTTWALMAYLGTLIVGFIAPLIVYFAKKNTSPFSRFHAAQSLNYGITVLIHMLVPLLVAIPLAIVADDPIWFLLAVPMVVFHAVAQWVFLILGTVKAGQGRYYRFPVWTCFRMIR, encoded by the coding sequence ATGACCGGCCCCCCCGGCCCGCACCAGCCGCCGCCCGGCTACCAGTACCAGTACGGCCACGGCCCGCACGACCAGTGGTACGGCTACGGCCCGCCCGGAGTGCCGAACGGGCCCAGCGGGGACGACACGACCTGGGCGCTGATGGCCTACCTCGGGACGCTGATCGTGGGCTTCATCGCCCCGCTGATCGTCTACTTCGCCAAGAAGAACACCTCGCCGTTCAGCCGGTTCCACGCGGCGCAGTCCCTGAACTACGGGATCACCGTGCTGATCCACATGCTGGTGCCGCTACTGGTGGCCATTCCGCTCGCCATCGTTGCCGACGACCCGATCTGGTTCCTGCTGGCCGTCCCCATGGTGGTCTTCCACGCGGTGGCCCAGTGGGTGTTCCTGATCCTGGGCACCGTCAAGGCCGGCCAGGGCCGGTACTACCGCTTCCCCGTGTGGACCTGCTTTCGGATGATCAGGTGA
- a CDS encoding response regulator transcription factor encodes MATVLVVEDDPYVRAALIRELATRSHTVRSAGTAMDMLQEIARRPPDLVILDLGLPDLDGAEALKMLRGVSDVPVIIATARDDETETVRLLNAGADDYLVKPFTAEHLCARLSALLRRTGRPGPVVRLAVGGLRIDVDRREAALDDGALELTRREFDLLAYLAARPGRVVSRRELLAEVWHQAYGDDQTIDVHLSWLRRKLGETAAAPRYLHTVRGVGVRLAAPETVPDPS; translated from the coding sequence ATGGCGACTGTGCTCGTGGTGGAGGACGACCCCTACGTCCGGGCCGCCCTGATCCGGGAGCTGGCGACCCGCTCCCACACGGTGCGGAGCGCGGGCACCGCGATGGACATGCTCCAGGAGATCGCCCGGCGTCCGCCCGACCTCGTCATCCTGGACCTGGGACTGCCCGACCTCGACGGGGCCGAGGCGCTCAAGATGCTGCGCGGGGTGTCCGACGTGCCGGTCATCATCGCCACCGCCCGCGACGACGAGACCGAGACGGTGCGGCTGCTGAACGCGGGCGCCGACGACTACCTGGTCAAGCCGTTCACCGCCGAGCACCTCTGCGCCCGACTGTCGGCGCTGCTGCGGCGCACCGGCCGGCCCGGCCCGGTGGTGCGGCTGGCGGTCGGCGGACTGCGCATCGACGTGGACCGCCGCGAGGCCGCCCTCGACGACGGCGCCCTGGAGCTGACCCGCCGGGAGTTCGACCTGCTGGCCTACCTCGCCGCCCGACCCGGACGGGTGGTGTCCCGCCGCGAACTGCTCGCCGAGGTGTGGCACCAGGCGTACGGCGACGACCAGACCATCGACGTGCACCTGTCCTGGCTGCGCCGCAAGCTCGGCGAGACCGCCGCCGCCCCCCGCTACCTGCACACCGTCCGCGGCGTCGGTGTCAGGCTGGCCGCCCCGGAGACCGTCCCGGACCCGTCGTGA
- a CDS encoding sensor histidine kinase translates to MRRALGLVALAVTAMVALAFLIPLAFTVREITRDRALGAAEREAASMGPLLSLSAEPAGVERAMAATDAGADGRMAVHLPGGTVLGTGRAREEEVARAFRRGRFASIGVPGGRVVLQPVALPEGGVAVVEVFLPGGELDRGVRKAWLAMAAVGAVLVAGSVVAADRMGTRVVRATQRLADAAGALGDGDLSVRIEPEGPPELVEAGLAFNAMADRVTQLLAAEREMAADLSHRLRTPLAALRLNAEALDTGPVGDQTREAVDRLEREVDQIIRAARRPAGRGSCDAARVLRDRVAFWSALAEDEGRSCELIGAGREAPAPLPAGELEAAVDALLGNVFRHTAEGTGFAVTLHVGEGVTGILVADAGPGIADPDTALERGRSGRGSTGLGLDIARRAAESTGGHLRIHRSALGGAQVQMWLRTGERAPARRARRSRRRARPRQRA, encoded by the coding sequence GTGAGGCGTGCGCTCGGCCTCGTCGCGCTGGCCGTCACCGCGATGGTGGCCCTGGCCTTCCTCATCCCGCTGGCGTTCACCGTCCGGGAGATCACGCGGGACCGGGCGCTGGGCGCCGCCGAACGCGAGGCCGCCTCGATGGGCCCCCTGCTGTCCCTGTCGGCCGAACCCGCGGGCGTCGAACGCGCCATGGCGGCCACCGACGCCGGGGCCGACGGTCGGATGGCCGTGCACCTGCCCGGCGGGACCGTCCTCGGCACCGGCCGGGCCCGCGAGGAGGAGGTCGCCCGGGCCTTCCGCCGGGGCCGGTTCGCGAGCATCGGGGTGCCCGGCGGGCGGGTCGTCCTCCAACCTGTCGCGCTTCCCGAGGGCGGTGTGGCGGTGGTCGAGGTGTTCCTGCCCGGCGGTGAGCTGGACCGCGGCGTTCGGAAGGCGTGGCTGGCGATGGCCGCCGTCGGGGCGGTGCTGGTGGCCGGATCCGTGGTGGCCGCCGACCGGATGGGCACCCGCGTCGTCCGCGCCACCCAGCGCCTGGCCGACGCGGCGGGCGCCCTCGGCGACGGCGACCTCAGCGTCCGCATCGAGCCCGAGGGCCCGCCGGAACTGGTGGAGGCGGGCCTCGCCTTCAACGCCATGGCCGACCGGGTGACCCAGTTGCTGGCCGCCGAGCGCGAGATGGCCGCCGACCTGTCCCATCGTCTGCGCACCCCGCTGGCCGCGCTGCGCCTCAACGCCGAGGCCCTCGACACCGGCCCCGTCGGCGACCAGACCCGCGAGGCCGTCGACCGGCTCGAACGCGAGGTCGACCAGATCATCCGCGCCGCCCGCCGTCCCGCCGGCCGGGGGAGCTGCGACGCCGCCCGCGTGCTGCGCGACCGCGTCGCCTTCTGGTCCGCCCTCGCCGAGGACGAGGGCCGCTCCTGCGAGCTGATCGGCGCGGGGCGGGAGGCCCCGGCGCCGCTCCCGGCGGGCGAACTGGAGGCCGCCGTGGACGCGCTGCTCGGCAACGTCTTCCGGCACACCGCCGAGGGGACCGGCTTCGCCGTCACCCTGCACGTCGGCGAGGGTGTCACGGGCATCCTGGTCGCCGACGCCGGGCCCGGCATCGCCGACCCGGACACCGCCCTGGAACGGGGCCGCTCCGGACGCGGCTCCACCGGCCTGGGCCTGGACATCGCCCGCCGTGCCGCCGAGTCCACCGGCGGCCACCTGCGCATCCACCGTTCCGCCCTCGGCGGCGCCCAGGTCCAGATGTGGCTGCGCACCGGGGAACGGGCCCCCGCCCGACGCGCCCGCCGTTCCCGCCGCCGCGCCCGGCCACGGCAACGCGCCTGA
- a CDS encoding effector-associated constant component EACC1, whose product MELTITAADTGDDRDLISLHHWLTRDAAVARHGRPELVALPHDAGELGGAFDVISMALADAAAIAGVGSLWVAVKTWRSTRARPPALRIEYDGVTVIVEEGSEVEIQPLLDALRHTSPPDDA is encoded by the coding sequence ATGGAACTCACCATCACAGCCGCGGACACCGGCGACGACCGGGACCTGATCTCGCTGCACCACTGGCTCACCCGGGACGCCGCGGTCGCCCGCCACGGCCGCCCCGAACTGGTGGCCCTGCCCCACGACGCGGGGGAGTTGGGCGGCGCGTTCGACGTCATCTCGATGGCGCTCGCGGACGCCGCCGCGATCGCCGGCGTCGGCAGCCTGTGGGTCGCCGTCAAGACCTGGCGGAGCACCCGCGCCCGTCCCCCCGCACTCCGGATCGAGTACGACGGCGTCACCGTCATCGTGGAGGAGGGCTCCGAGGTGGAGATCCAGCCCCTCCTCGACGCGCTCCGCCACACGTCGCCCCCCGATGACGCCTGA
- a CDS encoding caspase, EACC1-associated type: MTPERSRVVLVGVSRYAELDDVPAVENNIARLRELFTDPDLWGLPDAHCVTVLNDDDPRTVPRAIREAARAAGDLLLVYYVGHGLLPYDTDQFCLALPSSTKDDTFTALRYEDVRRAMATAGPGVAKAVILDCCFAARALEGALSPPPGLDELSRIEGACMLTAADETTRALAPPGERYTAFTGELIHAIENGVPDAPDHLDLGTLHRHVATALEAKSRPRPQFFDRGQGRDIRLVRNRHRATALSDGLRTLVNAQLRAADDFPYRLVGARRSGLSTVYVRQEVTAHAEAAMTSSGGPVEREIGRPVQTTVVTRAVEEAIRLHSHLVVTGGPGQGKSTLTLQLTAQLAQALTGAGEPEHRLVPVRVTAAALATREGPLFDRLREAAAAELGLHLDAPLPAQLLHDLPDGWSWLVVIDGLDEITDPARREFLIRQLAARMRGPSHGLRLLITSRPLGRAELDPLRGAGVGVYELEPFGPERLRDFARRWFGDGRAEDFLHAARQAGPSELVRVPLLATITAIVYEQRPGSVLPGNRYLLYRRYLSYLRTARAHAADEQWRAIRDRVRAIPGADPAPLDHLRDELPHLLSHLADAAVEGSADLASVAIRWSERHGGGDPWIPEWPDLVAGLLDSTGLFVHATEGQRFIHHSFAEHLAGESLARRLPQAFDPDDPVWADVITAALEDRPVAMTALIAHASAKATAEPLLEWLEGGDHDRRLLAGGLLAEGIATERADEHVRRFLAFCDEYLRVPGQPGRSRQPLWDTIGRLGVDTATRFLSGLIDDPDCSVSLRVEAATALPPAAGDRTIATLRAIIASPETGEGERADAARSLARLGPSHIEEAVKVFRDIIASPRTLGWDRASAADDLATASPDHVEEAAGVLLRIATDPKADFTERCFAARWLAECGPVHAGEAATVLRELISMPGAKPYDRASAARELATLGPEYTDEATLALRAVANDRENSPNIRCLGARWLSWCGPSRVGEATAALRALLREPGHSPRERIGVVERLSEMDPAAFGEWLVLVRQAMADPDTSPDDRIDHAISLAWKGPDHWEEAASGLRGVLGSPHAEVGARALAARFLAHLIPGCQTEGARTLHGIMTDEDQPPLARRLAAEYLEGLGPRHAATVERTLRAMVDAPHLGVIDRVAIADSLRPSGSADEGATIMREAMNGPGGPADRAYAAFRLASRSDGVHHGEAVAVLRGLMAEPPTKPSDPGQIARWLIDLRPDLREEAVEAVRDVMVGPHGWEARCAAAADLAVVTEGRAEESAEGLRRIVAGDVGAFARWQCAEALHRLGAAYREEAIEWIRPSLTADTLYERAGAANRLGRLDQSLASEGAEILREVIASLRAGDTHWSEASDWIAADGDRRPIGVSLVVKELVPGPVTPLSGLSFCARNLAHLSPRDTDDAAEILRRVLTDAEDVYDRAFAADRLAGLSPAFVAEGAETLAGVPADTTLRPALRALVAGALARRRPSRWPQAAEAFREIIADPRTEPAARVFAATELASLGHGFFDEAMKVMDRVSADPHTDPADRVFTAAETARRDSARARTAPDVVRAVIASPHSTGVDRALAAAVLAELSLGHPAEASAALEEVLAAPGLDAGDRGLVLLLLGEIAPRAAERLRSPGGGLGQ, encoded by the coding sequence ATGACGCCTGAACGGTCCCGCGTCGTCCTCGTCGGGGTCTCGCGGTACGCCGAGCTCGACGACGTGCCGGCGGTGGAGAACAACATCGCGCGCCTGCGCGAGCTGTTCACCGACCCCGACCTGTGGGGCCTTCCCGACGCGCACTGCGTCACCGTCCTCAATGACGACGACCCGCGCACGGTGCCCCGCGCCATCCGCGAGGCCGCCCGAGCCGCCGGGGACCTGCTGCTGGTCTATTACGTGGGGCACGGGTTGCTGCCCTACGACACCGACCAGTTCTGCCTGGCGCTGCCGAGTTCCACCAAGGACGACACGTTCACGGCGCTGCGCTACGAGGACGTCCGGCGGGCGATGGCGACCGCGGGGCCGGGCGTCGCCAAGGCGGTGATCCTCGACTGCTGCTTCGCCGCCCGCGCCCTCGAAGGGGCGCTGTCCCCGCCCCCCGGTCTGGATGAGCTGTCTCGCATCGAGGGCGCCTGCATGCTCACCGCCGCCGACGAGACCACCCGCGCCCTGGCCCCGCCCGGGGAGCGCTACACGGCCTTCACCGGCGAACTGATCCACGCCATCGAGAACGGCGTCCCGGACGCCCCCGACCACCTGGACCTGGGCACCCTCCATCGGCACGTCGCGACGGCCCTGGAGGCGAAGTCCCGGCCGCGCCCGCAGTTCTTCGACCGCGGCCAGGGCCGGGACATCCGCCTGGTCCGCAACCGCCACCGCGCCACGGCCCTGTCCGACGGGCTGCGCACCCTGGTGAACGCGCAGCTCCGAGCCGCCGACGACTTCCCGTACCGCCTGGTGGGGGCGCGCCGCAGCGGACTGTCGACGGTTTACGTGCGCCAAGAGGTCACCGCGCATGCCGAGGCGGCCATGACATCCTCCGGCGGTCCCGTGGAACGGGAGATCGGACGCCCGGTCCAGACGACCGTCGTCACCAGGGCCGTCGAGGAGGCAATCCGCCTCCATTCCCACCTGGTCGTCACCGGGGGGCCCGGCCAGGGCAAGTCGACGCTCACGCTCCAGCTCACCGCCCAGCTCGCGCAGGCGTTGACGGGTGCCGGCGAGCCGGAACACCGACTGGTTCCGGTACGGGTGACCGCCGCCGCGCTCGCCACGCGCGAGGGCCCGCTGTTCGACCGGCTCCGGGAGGCGGCGGCGGCCGAGCTCGGCCTGCACCTGGACGCGCCGCTGCCCGCGCAACTGCTCCACGACCTGCCGGACGGCTGGAGCTGGCTGGTGGTGATCGACGGACTGGACGAGATCACCGACCCGGCGCGTCGGGAGTTCCTGATCCGACAGTTGGCGGCCAGGATGCGCGGGCCCTCGCATGGCCTGCGGCTCCTGATCACCAGCCGTCCCCTCGGCAGGGCCGAACTGGATCCGCTGCGCGGCGCGGGCGTCGGCGTCTATGAGCTGGAGCCCTTCGGCCCCGAACGGCTCCGGGACTTCGCGCGGCGCTGGTTCGGCGACGGCCGTGCCGAGGACTTCCTGCACGCCGCCCGCCAGGCGGGCCCGAGCGAACTGGTCCGGGTGCCGCTGCTGGCCACCATCACCGCCATCGTTTATGAGCAGCGGCCCGGGTCGGTGCTGCCGGGGAACCGGTACCTGCTGTACCGGCGCTATCTGTCGTACCTGCGGACGGCGCGGGCGCACGCGGCCGACGAGCAGTGGCGGGCCATCCGTGACCGCGTCCGGGCGATCCCCGGCGCCGACCCGGCCCCCCTGGACCACCTGCGCGACGAGTTGCCGCACCTGCTGTCGCACCTCGCCGACGCGGCCGTCGAGGGGAGCGCCGACCTGGCCTCGGTCGCGATCCGGTGGTCCGAGCGGCACGGCGGCGGCGATCCCTGGATCCCGGAGTGGCCCGACCTGGTGGCCGGGCTGCTGGACTCGACCGGACTGTTCGTCCACGCCACGGAGGGCCAGCGCTTCATCCACCACAGCTTCGCCGAACACCTCGCCGGCGAGTCGCTGGCCCGGCGGCTACCCCAGGCGTTCGACCCGGACGACCCCGTCTGGGCCGATGTGATCACCGCCGCGCTGGAGGACCGGCCGGTGGCGATGACCGCATTGATCGCCCATGCGAGCGCGAAGGCCACCGCGGAGCCTCTGCTGGAGTGGCTGGAAGGAGGCGATCACGACCGGCGGCTGCTGGCGGGCGGGCTCCTCGCCGAGGGCATCGCCACCGAACGCGCGGACGAGCATGTGCGGCGGTTCCTGGCCTTCTGCGACGAGTATCTCCGGGTGCCCGGACAGCCGGGGAGGTCACGGCAGCCGCTGTGGGACACCATCGGACGCCTCGGCGTGGATACGGCGACACGGTTCCTCAGTGGACTCATCGACGACCCGGACTGTTCCGTGTCCCTGCGAGTGGAGGCGGCGACCGCGCTGCCGCCGGCGGCCGGCGACAGGACGATTGCCACATTGCGCGCGATCATCGCGTCTCCGGAGACGGGGGAGGGAGAGCGCGCCGACGCCGCGAGGAGTCTCGCCCGCCTCGGGCCGAGTCATATCGAGGAGGCCGTGAAGGTCTTCAGGGACATCATCGCCTCACCGCGGACCCTGGGTTGGGACCGGGCCTCGGCCGCCGACGATCTGGCCACGGCCAGTCCCGACCATGTCGAAGAGGCCGCCGGGGTGCTCCTGAGGATCGCCACCGATCCGAAGGCGGACTTCACCGAGCGGTGTTTCGCCGCGCGGTGGCTCGCGGAGTGCGGCCCGGTCCATGCCGGCGAGGCCGCGACCGTGCTCCGTGAACTGATCTCGATGCCGGGGGCCAAGCCCTACGACCGTGCGTCGGCGGCCAGGGAGTTGGCCACCCTCGGACCCGAATACACGGATGAGGCGACGCTCGCCCTCCGGGCCGTCGCGAACGATCGGGAGAATTCCCCCAACATCCGCTGTCTGGGCGCACGGTGGCTGTCGTGGTGCGGGCCAAGCCGCGTCGGCGAGGCGACGGCCGCCCTCCGCGCCCTGCTCCGCGAGCCCGGTCACTCGCCCCGTGAGCGGATCGGCGTGGTGGAGCGCCTGTCGGAGATGGATCCGGCCGCGTTCGGAGAGTGGCTGGTCCTTGTCCGGCAGGCCATGGCGGACCCGGATACGAGCCCTGACGATCGCATCGACCACGCCATCTCGTTGGCCTGGAAGGGCCCCGATCACTGGGAGGAGGCCGCATCCGGGCTGCGCGGTGTCCTCGGGTCGCCGCACGCGGAGGTCGGGGCCCGGGCGCTGGCGGCCCGGTTCCTGGCCCACCTGATACCGGGATGCCAGACTGAGGGCGCTCGTACCCTGCACGGCATCATGACCGACGAGGATCAGCCGCCCCTCGCTCGCAGGCTCGCTGCGGAATATCTGGAAGGGCTGGGGCCGCGTCACGCCGCCACGGTCGAGCGGACCCTGCGCGCCATGGTCGACGCACCGCACCTCGGCGTGATCGACCGCGTCGCCATCGCCGACTCCCTGAGACCCTCGGGCTCGGCCGACGAGGGTGCCACGATCATGCGTGAGGCGATGAACGGGCCGGGAGGGCCGGCAGACCGGGCGTACGCCGCCTTCCGCTTGGCGAGCCGATCCGATGGCGTTCACCACGGGGAGGCCGTCGCCGTGCTCCGTGGGCTCATGGCCGAGCCGCCGACGAAGCCCTCCGACCCCGGTCAGATCGCCCGATGGCTCATCGACCTGCGTCCCGACCTCCGTGAGGAGGCCGTGGAGGCGGTTCGGGACGTCATGGTCGGGCCCCACGGATGGGAGGCCCGCTGTGCCGCCGCGGCCGACCTCGCCGTGGTGACCGAGGGCCGTGCCGAGGAGTCCGCCGAAGGGTTGCGCCGGATCGTCGCGGGCGACGTCGGAGCCTTCGCCCGGTGGCAGTGCGCCGAGGCGCTCCATCGGCTGGGTGCCGCTTATCGCGAGGAGGCGATCGAGTGGATCAGGCCGAGCCTCACCGCGGACACGCTGTACGAGCGCGCCGGAGCCGCGAACAGGCTCGGACGCCTCGATCAGAGTCTGGCCTCAGAAGGAGCCGAAATCCTGCGCGAGGTCATCGCCTCCCTTCGCGCGGGCGACACCCACTGGAGCGAGGCGTCCGACTGGATCGCGGCCGACGGCGACCGCCGCCCCATCGGAGTCTCGCTCGTCGTGAAGGAACTCGTCCCGGGCCCGGTGACGCCGCTGAGCGGGCTCAGTTTCTGCGCGCGGAACCTGGCCCATCTCTCGCCACGCGACACCGACGACGCCGCCGAGATCCTGCGCCGGGTCCTGACCGACGCGGAGGACGTGTACGACCGCGCCTTCGCCGCCGACCGGCTCGCGGGGCTGAGCCCGGCCTTCGTGGCCGAGGGGGCGGAGACCTTGGCGGGCGTGCCGGCCGACACGACGCTGCGTCCGGCCCTTCGGGCCCTGGTGGCGGGGGCCTTGGCCCGTCGCCGACCGTCGCGGTGGCCGCAGGCGGCCGAGGCCTTTCGGGAGATCATCGCCGACCCTCGCACGGAACCGGCGGCCCGCGTGTTCGCGGCCACCGAGCTGGCCAGTCTGGGGCATGGGTTCTTCGACGAGGCGATGAAGGTGATGGACCGGGTGTCGGCCGACCCGCACACCGACCCCGCCGACCGCGTCTTCACGGCCGCCGAGACCGCCCGCCGTGACTCGGCACGCGCGAGGACCGCCCCCGACGTCGTCAGGGCCGTCATCGCCTCACCGCACAGCACCGGCGTCGACCGGGCGCTCGCCGCCGCCGTGTTGGCGGAGTTGTCGCTCGGCCATCCCGCCGAGGCGTCCGCCGCGCTGGAGGAGGTGCTCGCCGCACCCGGGCTCGACGCGGGCGACCGTGGACTCGTCCTGCTCCTCCTCGGGGAGATCGCACCGAGGGCGGCCGAACGGCTTCGTTCACCAGGAGGGGGCCTCGGACAGTAG
- a CDS encoding LysR family transcriptional regulator yields MDLALLRTFLAVYRAGSLTGAAPRLGLSQPTVTAQIRALEEQLGRPLFERLPRGVAPTAVADELARQVASHVDALTAIAERGIGPGDPFARPVHLAGPAEFLSVRVLPSLAGLVRRGLRLRVRVGLADDLLKGLAAGRSDLVVSAIRPRGRAVTATPLTDEEFVLVAAPFWAERLDPDRLASDPAATLREAPLIAYAEELPIVRRYWRTVFGTRPTGDAAVVAPDLRGVLSATVAGAGVTVLPRYLCERELTSGGLVALLEPEIPPINTLYLAARTGTTGLPHIAAVRDHLLSEAPSW; encoded by the coding sequence ATGGATCTGGCTCTGCTTCGCACGTTCCTCGCGGTGTACCGCGCCGGCTCGCTGACCGGGGCGGCACCGCGGCTCGGGCTGTCGCAGCCCACGGTGACCGCCCAGATCCGCGCCCTGGAGGAGCAGCTCGGGCGGCCGTTGTTCGAGCGGCTCCCCCGAGGCGTCGCGCCCACCGCGGTCGCCGACGAGCTGGCCCGCCAGGTCGCCTCCCATGTGGACGCGCTCACCGCCATCGCCGAACGCGGCATCGGCCCCGGCGACCCCTTCGCCAGGCCCGTGCACCTGGCCGGTCCGGCCGAGTTCCTCTCCGTGCGGGTGCTGCCCTCGCTCGCCGGTCTGGTCCGCCGGGGGCTCCGGCTCCGAGTGCGTGTCGGCCTCGCCGACGACCTCCTCAAGGGCCTCGCCGCCGGGCGGTCCGACCTGGTGGTCTCCGCGATCCGTCCCCGCGGCAGGGCCGTCACCGCGACCCCGCTGACGGACGAGGAGTTCGTCCTGGTCGCGGCCCCCTTCTGGGCGGAGCGCCTCGACCCCGACCGCCTGGCCTCCGACCCGGCGGCGACGCTGCGCGAGGCCCCGCTGATCGCGTACGCCGAGGAACTGCCCATCGTCCGGCGCTACTGGCGCACCGTCTTCGGCACCCGCCCCACCGGCGACGCGGCCGTGGTCGCCCCCGACCTCCGAGGCGTCCTGTCCGCCACCGTGGCCGGCGCGGGCGTCACGGTCCTGCCCCGCTACCTGTGCGAACGAGAGCTGACCTCGGGCGGCCTGGTGGCCCTGCTCGAACCGGAGATCCCGCCGATCAACACCCTCTACCTGGCGGCCCGCACCGGCACGACCGGCCTCCCCCACATCGCGGCGGTCCGCGACCACCTACTGTCCGAGGCCCCCTCCTGGTGA
- a CDS encoding TetR/AcrR family transcriptional regulator, which produces MDTPVAARDRILRATLRLIGEQGVGAVTNRAVAKAAGVSLGSLTYHFPSQTDLLRESLRTFVDTEIARISGRADRLGAGVDLEQAAEEVEKAIIDFAYGPEQIANLELHLHSARDPGLAETSARSVAAYDGLAAAVLTALGIPDAERHAPTVVALLYGLAVRRLATGDDSASGTADAFRLLLYGALPRTAEGHDGR; this is translated from the coding sequence ATGGACACTCCCGTTGCAGCGCGCGACCGGATCCTGCGGGCGACGCTGCGCCTCATCGGCGAGCAGGGCGTCGGCGCGGTCACCAACCGCGCGGTCGCCAAGGCGGCCGGGGTGTCGCTGGGCTCGCTCACCTACCACTTCCCCAGCCAGACCGACCTGCTGCGGGAGAGCCTGCGCACCTTCGTCGACACCGAGATCGCCCGCATCTCCGGCCGCGCCGACCGCCTCGGCGCGGGTGTCGACCTCGAGCAGGCCGCCGAGGAGGTCGAGAAGGCCATCATCGACTTCGCCTACGGCCCCGAGCAGATCGCCAACCTGGAGCTCCATCTGCACTCGGCCCGCGACCCCGGCCTCGCCGAGACCTCCGCCCGCTCCGTCGCCGCCTACGACGGCCTCGCCGCGGCCGTCCTCACCGCGCTCGGCATCCCCGACGCCGAGCGGCACGCCCCCACGGTCGTCGCCCTGCTGTACGGCCTGGCCGTCCGCCGCCTCGCGACCGGCGACGACAGCGCCTCGGGCACCGCCGACGCGTTCCGCCTCCTGCTGTACGGGGCGCTCCCCCGCACGGCCGAGGGTCACGACGGGCGGTGA